In Halorubrum sp. PV6, a single window of DNA contains:
- a CDS encoding ATP-binding cassette domain-containing protein yields the protein MTADSPARSESASAAGDSPTPPPIEVDDLSVSFGDVPVVSGVDLGVERGSLVGLVGPNGAGKTTVLRAIKGTLSPDTGTVRLDGDPTTALSARETGRRVASVPQETTLGFDFRVRQIVEMGRTPHLGRFDGHGPDDERAVREAMADAGVARFADRSITEVSGGERQRVLLARALAQETPSLLLDEPTASLDVTHAVRTLELVRDLVDDGRAALAAIHDLDMAARYCDRIVVLANGGVHAAGPPETVLTATALRAAFDAEAFVGENPATGSPTVTAFDAAGPDAPTGSDASERDAPRRVHVAGGGRPAARAVARLSAAGHVVSVGVVPEGDTAAGVAVDAARGAEADGGDAEASARVVTAPPFAPVPPEREAEAVALAREADVTVAVGGDKRDARGDSGVNAAVLAASDRVVHVGTDGDARAAVRGIEPDTDGQ from the coding sequence GTGACCGCCGACTCACCTGCCCGCAGCGAGTCGGCGTCCGCCGCGGGCGACTCACCGACGCCTCCGCCGATCGAAGTCGACGACCTGTCCGTCTCGTTCGGCGACGTGCCGGTGGTCTCCGGCGTCGACCTCGGCGTCGAGCGCGGGTCGCTCGTGGGGCTCGTCGGACCGAACGGCGCGGGGAAGACGACGGTCCTCCGCGCTATCAAGGGGACGCTCTCGCCCGACACCGGGACGGTCAGGCTCGACGGCGACCCGACGACCGCGCTGTCCGCCCGCGAGACCGGTCGGCGAGTCGCGAGCGTCCCGCAGGAGACGACCCTCGGGTTCGACTTTCGGGTCAGGCAGATAGTCGAGATGGGACGGACGCCGCACCTCGGGCGGTTCGACGGCCACGGCCCGGACGACGAGCGGGCGGTCCGCGAGGCGATGGCCGACGCGGGGGTCGCCCGGTTCGCCGACCGGTCCATCACCGAGGTCTCCGGCGGTGAGCGCCAGCGGGTCCTGCTCGCCCGAGCGCTGGCCCAGGAGACCCCGTCGCTTCTGCTCGACGAGCCGACCGCGAGCCTCGACGTGACCCACGCGGTCCGGACGCTCGAACTCGTCAGGGACCTCGTCGACGACGGGCGCGCCGCGCTCGCGGCGATCCACGACCTCGACATGGCGGCGCGGTACTGCGATCGGATCGTCGTCCTCGCGAACGGCGGCGTCCACGCCGCCGGCCCGCCAGAGACGGTGTTGACGGCGACGGCGCTCCGGGCCGCGTTCGACGCCGAGGCGTTCGTCGGCGAGAATCCGGCCACCGGGTCGCCGACCGTCACCGCGTTCGACGCGGCCGGCCCCGACGCGCCGACCGGCTCGGACGCCTCGGAGAGAGATGCCCCCCGGCGCGTTCACGTCGCGGGCGGCGGGCGACCGGCGGCGCGAGCGGTCGCCCGGCTGAGCGCGGCGGGTCACGTCGTGTCCGTCGGCGTCGTGCCCGAGGGCGACACGGCGGCCGGCGTCGCTGTCGACGCAGCGCGGGGCGCCGAAGCCGACGGCGGCGACGCCGAGGCGAGCGCGCGGGTCGTGACGGCGCCGCCGTTCGCCCCGGTGCCCCCGGAGCGAGAGGCCGAGGCCGTCGCGCTCGCTCGGGAGGCCGACGTGACCGTCGCGGTCGGAGGCGACAAGCGCGATGCGCGCGGCGATTCCGGAGTGAACGCCGCGGTCCTCGCCGCCAGCGACCGGGTCGTGCACGTCGGTACGGACGGGGACGCGCGCGCGGCCGTTCGAGGCATCGAGCCCGACACCGACGGTCAGTAG
- the btuC gene encoding vitamin B12 ABC transporter permease BtuC: MSAWGRSAAWSAALTAALVAVVVVSAAIGPVRIPPVEVVKSVLNALVVPAGIETTSQGTGALMLPGVTLAYQSPFAFPVDDVHQQIVVGVRLPRILMAALVGFALAAAGTVMQGFFRNPMADPSIIGVSSGAAAGAVAFIVFPVALSATLTLPVVGAVDVGLSYGAGVSLFAFVGAVIAAFGVYAIATRHGRTPVATLLLAGVAVQTFLGAVISYLQLQAGESLRRIVAWLMGHLSGAGWSDVGVTAVVVPPLFVVLLVYARDLNVLLLGEEEARGLGIAVERTKRILLGAAALITAAGVAFAGVIGFVGLIVPHMVRLVVGPDHRVLLPNAALAGGSFLVAADTVARAGSTELPVGIVTAAVGAPFFVYLLVTREVHEL, translated from the coding sequence ATGAGTGCTTGGGGGCGATCGGCGGCCTGGTCCGCGGCGCTGACGGCGGCGTTAGTCGCCGTCGTCGTCGTGAGCGCCGCGATCGGCCCCGTCAGAATTCCGCCGGTAGAGGTGGTGAAATCGGTGCTGAACGCGCTCGTGGTTCCGGCGGGGATCGAGACGACCTCGCAGGGGACCGGGGCGCTCATGCTGCCGGGCGTCACCCTCGCGTACCAGTCGCCGTTCGCCTTCCCCGTCGACGACGTTCACCAGCAGATCGTCGTCGGCGTCCGGCTGCCGCGGATCCTCATGGCTGCCCTCGTCGGGTTCGCGCTCGCGGCCGCCGGGACGGTGATGCAGGGGTTCTTCCGGAACCCGATGGCCGACCCGTCGATCATCGGGGTGTCGTCGGGCGCGGCGGCGGGCGCGGTCGCGTTCATCGTCTTCCCGGTCGCGCTGTCGGCGACGCTGACGCTCCCGGTCGTCGGCGCCGTCGACGTGGGGCTCTCGTACGGCGCGGGCGTGAGCCTCTTCGCGTTCGTCGGCGCCGTGATCGCCGCCTTCGGCGTGTACGCCATCGCGACGCGACACGGGCGGACCCCCGTGGCGACGCTGCTGCTCGCCGGCGTCGCGGTACAGACCTTCCTCGGTGCGGTCATCTCCTACCTCCAACTGCAGGCCGGCGAGTCGCTCCGTCGGATCGTCGCGTGGCTGATGGGCCACCTCTCCGGGGCCGGATGGAGCGACGTCGGAGTCACCGCAGTCGTCGTGCCGCCGCTTTTCGTCGTTCTCCTGGTGTACGCGCGGGATCTCAACGTCCTCCTGCTCGGCGAAGAGGAGGCCCGCGGGCTCGGGATCGCGGTCGAGCGAACCAAGCGGATCCTCCTCGGCGCCGCCGCGCTGATCACGGCCGCGGGCGTCGCGTTCGCGGGCGTCATCGGTTTCGTGGGGCTGATCGTCCCGCACATGGTCCGGCTCGTCGTCGGCCCCGACCACCGCGTCCTGCTGCCGAACGCCGCGCTCGCGGGCGGGTCGTTCCTGGTGGCCGCGGACACCGTCGCGCGGGCGGGGAGCACGGAACTCCCCGTCGGAATCGTCACCGCGGCGGTGGGCGCGCCCTTCTTCGTCTACCTGCTCGTCACCAGAGAGGTGCACGAACTGTGA
- a CDS encoding PGF-CTERM-anchored ABC transporter substrate-binding protein, with product MRDTYVVAMALLVTAALVGGVAGPAAGAQPTIETPPTASAADGPAVAQADGADTCESPVELTDATGTTITLDERPERVTTINPSAAQTMWELGAEDRVVGVTQYAFYLDGAEARQNVSAGFGASVERVVATDPDLVLAPNASAGDVAPLREQGLTVYHFESATSIDDIAEKTETIGRLVGACERAAATNEEMYDAVAEAENRTADLDRPAALYPLGDGYVAAGNTFIDEIMRVGGTENVAAAEGDGYPQLSNEVILQTDPELLIVTDPEAPILDEEPYASTTAGREGNYVVLNVNYLNQPAPRSVIESAETLSVAVEELQTTDAGATESEGDSQSQAPGFGVVAALIAALAAALVARRQ from the coding sequence ATGCGAGACACGTACGTTGTCGCGATGGCCCTGCTCGTGACGGCCGCCCTCGTGGGCGGCGTCGCGGGCCCGGCCGCCGGCGCACAGCCGACGATAGAGACGCCGCCGACCGCGAGTGCGGCAGACGGCCCCGCCGTCGCCCAGGCGGACGGCGCCGACACCTGCGAGTCCCCCGTCGAACTGACCGACGCCACGGGGACGACGATCACCCTCGACGAGCGCCCCGAGCGGGTGACGACGATCAACCCCTCCGCCGCCCAGACCATGTGGGAGTTGGGCGCCGAAGACCGGGTCGTCGGCGTCACCCAGTACGCGTTCTACCTCGACGGAGCCGAGGCGAGACAGAACGTCTCCGCCGGGTTCGGCGCCAGCGTCGAGCGGGTCGTGGCCACGGACCCCGACCTGGTCCTCGCGCCGAACGCCTCCGCGGGCGACGTCGCGCCGCTCCGCGAACAGGGGCTCACCGTCTACCACTTCGAGTCGGCGACGTCCATCGACGACATCGCCGAGAAGACGGAGACGATCGGGCGCCTCGTCGGTGCGTGCGAGCGCGCCGCCGCCACCAACGAGGAGATGTACGACGCGGTCGCCGAGGCGGAGAACCGGACGGCCGACCTCGACCGGCCGGCCGCGCTGTACCCGCTCGGCGACGGCTACGTCGCGGCGGGCAACACCTTCATCGACGAGATCATGCGAGTCGGCGGGACGGAGAACGTCGCGGCCGCGGAGGGCGACGGCTACCCGCAGCTTTCGAACGAGGTGATCCTCCAGACCGACCCCGAACTGCTGATCGTCACCGACCCCGAGGCGCCGATCCTCGACGAGGAGCCGTACGCCAGCACGACCGCCGGACGGGAGGGCAACTACGTCGTCTTGAACGTCAACTACCTCAACCAGCCCGCCCCGCGGAGCGTGATCGAGTCGGCGGAGACGCTCTCGGTCGCGGTCGAGGAGCTACAGACGACGGACGCCGGGGCGACCGAAAGCGAGGGCGACTCGCAGAGTCAGGCGCCCGGATTCGGTGTCGTGGCGGCCCTGATCGCGGCGCTCGCGGCTGCGCTCGTGGCTCGGCGCCAGTAA
- a CDS encoding MBL fold metallo-hydrolase: MTVRYDDFAVEWLGYATARLAPEDGPVAYTDPGRYGVLDDYWARDGDLVVVTHDHHYDPEGIRSVARDDATLVIYDAVDAAGIDRDVESVASLADDYDVIRVDAEARVDVETPAGEITVWSVPAHNDPDGPNAGPDGSVPHPPGLGCGFLLGIGDRTVFWPGDADALDGFAELDVSIFLANIGGGGIVSDRRASAELAEAMDPDLVVPIHYDTFEQLEADGEAFAGDVAARSIPVALDARSANQ, translated from the coding sequence ATGACGGTTCGCTACGACGACTTCGCGGTGGAGTGGCTCGGCTACGCGACGGCGCGGCTGGCGCCCGAAGACGGTCCCGTCGCCTACACGGACCCCGGCCGATACGGGGTCCTCGACGACTACTGGGCGCGGGACGGGGACCTCGTCGTCGTCACCCACGACCACCACTACGACCCCGAGGGGATACGGTCGGTCGCGCGCGACGACGCGACGCTGGTGATCTACGACGCGGTCGACGCCGCGGGCATCGACCGGGACGTGGAGTCGGTCGCGTCGCTCGCGGACGACTACGACGTGATCCGCGTCGACGCGGAGGCGCGCGTCGACGTGGAGACCCCGGCCGGAGAGATCACCGTCTGGTCCGTCCCCGCGCACAACGACCCGGACGGCCCCAACGCCGGCCCCGACGGATCGGTGCCGCATCCGCCGGGACTCGGCTGCGGCTTCCTGCTCGGGATCGGTGACCGCACCGTCTTCTGGCCGGGCGACGCCGACGCGCTCGACGGGTTCGCGGAGCTCGACGTCTCGATTTTCCTCGCCAACATCGGGGGCGGCGGGATCGTCTCCGACCGCCGCGCGAGCGCGGAACTGGCCGAAGCGATGGACCCGGACCTGGTCGTCCCGATCCACTACGACACCTTCGAACAGCTGGAGGCGGACGGCGAGGCGTTCGCGGGCGACGTGGCCGCGCGCTCGATCCCGGTCGCGCTCGACGCGCGCTCGGCGAACCAGTAG
- the ligA gene encoding ATP-dependent DNA ligase LigA: MEFAAFAERAGELAAEPADIETTRLVADLLSAAGAADGGDDLATVTRFLLGRVFPAHDTRTLDVGPALCREAIARAAGPNVTDDDVEARLAERGEIGAVAASFEFGGQRGLAAFGAGRDGLTVAAVDDELRELAAAAGDGSESRKRDTLFGLFNRCDPAEATVLARLVLGEMRLGVGEGAVRDAIAEAFLTDERGDADADSEAGDARLRADPEAVSAVERALQVTNDYGHVAVVAREDGVPGLRSERLEVGRPVQAMLAQAGTATDAVESFGEVAVETKFDGARVQVHYVPGRDGDDLGPRIYSRNMEDVTDALPEIVEYVAERVSVPVILDGEVVAVDEDGNPRPFQEVLRRFRRKHDVDRMRDEVRLRLHAFDCLHADGDDLLDEPFRARHDRIDAVLPDAAATVETASDAAAVERAEAAALEAGHEGVMLKNPESTYTPGDRGRDWLKRKPDVETLDAVVVGAEWGEGRRAELFGTFLLAVRADERANGNDGTDGRTAEEAPEGFATIGKVATGLTDEALAALTERLEPHVVSEDGTEIAIRPEVVLEVGYEEIQRSPTYSSGYALRFPRFVGVREDKSTADADSVARVSRLAGDGDGDSEA, from the coding sequence ATGGAGTTCGCAGCGTTCGCCGAACGCGCGGGCGAGTTGGCGGCCGAGCCCGCGGACATCGAGACGACTCGGCTCGTCGCCGACCTGCTCTCCGCCGCCGGAGCCGCGGACGGGGGCGACGACCTCGCGACGGTCACCCGGTTTCTGCTCGGGCGCGTCTTCCCGGCCCACGACACCCGGACGCTGGACGTCGGCCCGGCGCTGTGCCGAGAGGCCATCGCCCGCGCGGCCGGCCCGAACGTGACCGACGACGACGTAGAGGCGCGGCTGGCCGAGCGCGGCGAGATCGGCGCGGTCGCCGCCAGTTTCGAGTTCGGCGGCCAGCGCGGGCTCGCCGCGTTCGGTGCGGGACGAGACGGGCTCACGGTGGCCGCGGTCGACGACGAACTGCGCGAGCTGGCCGCCGCCGCCGGCGACGGGAGCGAGTCCCGCAAGCGCGACACGCTGTTCGGGCTGTTCAACCGATGCGACCCGGCCGAGGCGACGGTCCTCGCCCGGCTGGTGCTCGGCGAGATGCGCCTCGGCGTCGGCGAGGGCGCCGTCCGCGATGCGATAGCCGAGGCCTTCCTGACGGACGAGCGCGGCGACGCGGACGCCGATTCCGAGGCGGGGGACGCGAGGCTTCGCGCCGACCCCGAGGCCGTCTCGGCGGTCGAACGCGCGCTGCAGGTGACCAACGATTACGGGCACGTCGCCGTCGTGGCCCGCGAGGACGGGGTGCCCGGCCTGCGCTCGGAGAGGCTCGAAGTCGGGAGGCCGGTCCAGGCGATGCTCGCACAGGCCGGAACCGCCACGGACGCGGTCGAGTCGTTCGGGGAGGTCGCCGTCGAGACCAAGTTCGACGGGGCGCGCGTGCAGGTCCACTACGTGCCCGGTCGCGACGGCGACGACCTCGGTCCGCGGATCTACTCGCGAAACATGGAGGACGTGACCGACGCGCTCCCGGAGATAGTCGAGTACGTCGCCGAGCGCGTCTCCGTCCCCGTGATCCTCGACGGCGAGGTCGTCGCGGTCGACGAGGACGGGAACCCGCGCCCGTTCCAGGAGGTGTTGCGCCGGTTCCGGCGGAAACACGACGTGGACCGCATGCGCGATGAGGTTCGACTCAGGCTCCACGCGTTCGACTGCCTCCACGCCGACGGCGACGACCTCCTCGACGAGCCGTTCCGCGCCCGCCACGACCGGATCGACGCGGTGCTTCCCGACGCGGCCGCGACCGTCGAGACCGCGAGCGACGCCGCGGCGGTCGAGAGGGCGGAGGCGGCCGCGCTGGAGGCGGGCCACGAGGGCGTGATGTTGAAAAACCCCGAGTCGACGTACACGCCGGGCGATCGGGGGCGAGACTGGCTCAAGCGCAAGCCGGACGTGGAGACGCTCGACGCCGTCGTGGTCGGCGCGGAGTGGGGCGAGGGCCGGCGCGCGGAGCTGTTCGGGACGTTTCTGTTGGCCGTCCGCGCCGACGAGCGCGCCAACGGGAACGACGGAACCGACGGTCGAACCGCCGAGGAGGCTCCCGAGGGGTTCGCGACCATCGGGAAGGTCGCGACGGGACTCACCGACGAGGCGCTCGCGGCCCTCACGGAGCGGCTCGAACCGCACGTCGTGAGCGAAGACGGGACCGAGATCGCGATCCGTCCGGAAGTCGTCCTCGAAGTCGGCTACGAGGAGATCCAGCGCTCCCCCACCTACTCGTCCGGGTACGCGCTCCGATTCCCGCGGTTCGTCGGGGTGCGCGAGGACAAGTCGACCGCCGACGCCGACTCGGTCGCGCGCGTCTCGCGGCTCGCCGGCGACGGCGACGGCGACAGCGAGGCGTAG
- a CDS encoding LeuA family protein, whose amino-acid sequence MASNIDIGPVRIFDTTLRDGEQSPRTSFSYDEKRRIAATLDDMNTHVIEAGFPVNSDAEFEAVSDIAAATDTTVCGLARVVEGDIDAAIDSGVEMVHVFVSTSDVQLEDSMHATRQEAKQRAIDAVEQVKDAGVECMFSPMDATRTDPDYLRDIVEAVSDAGTDWINIPDTCGVAMPTSFGKTVKAVVEATDARVDVHTHDDFGMAAANAVTGFENGAEQAQVSVNGIGERAGNAAYEEVVMAVESVYGVDTGIDTTQITKLARIVEEASDIPVPANKPVTGRNAFAHESGIHAAGVIENADTFETGVMTPEMVGAEREFVLGKHTGTHSVRKHLVEAGFDPTDSEVRRITKRVKEYGSGKRQVTAGDVERFAEEASIDRDEEEVRI is encoded by the coding sequence ATAGCTTCTAACATCGATATCGGTCCTGTACGGATCTTCGACACGACGTTACGAGACGGTGAACAGTCACCACGAACGTCGTTCAGCTACGACGAGAAACGCCGCATAGCGGCGACGCTGGACGACATGAACACCCACGTCATCGAGGCGGGGTTCCCGGTGAACTCGGACGCGGAGTTCGAGGCGGTAAGCGACATCGCCGCCGCGACGGACACCACCGTCTGCGGGCTCGCGCGGGTCGTCGAGGGCGACATCGACGCCGCCATCGACTCCGGCGTCGAGATGGTCCACGTGTTCGTCTCCACCAGCGACGTACAGCTGGAGGATTCGATGCACGCGACCCGGCAGGAGGCGAAACAGCGCGCCATCGACGCCGTCGAGCAGGTGAAAGACGCCGGCGTCGAGTGCATGTTCTCGCCGATGGACGCGACGCGGACCGACCCCGACTACCTGCGGGACATCGTCGAGGCGGTCTCGGACGCGGGCACCGACTGGATCAACATCCCCGACACGTGCGGCGTCGCGATGCCGACCAGCTTCGGGAAGACGGTGAAGGCCGTCGTCGAGGCGACCGACGCCCGCGTCGACGTCCACACCCACGACGACTTCGGGATGGCCGCGGCCAACGCCGTCACCGGCTTCGAGAACGGCGCGGAGCAGGCGCAGGTGTCGGTCAACGGGATCGGCGAGCGCGCCGGCAACGCCGCCTACGAGGAGGTCGTCATGGCGGTCGAATCGGTGTACGGCGTCGACACCGGCATCGACACCACGCAGATCACCAAGCTGGCCCGCATCGTGGAGGAGGCGTCGGACATCCCGGTGCCGGCGAACAAACCCGTCACCGGGCGGAACGCCTTCGCTCACGAGTCGGGCATCCACGCCGCGGGCGTCATCGAGAACGCCGACACGTTCGAGACCGGCGTGATGACCCCCGAGATGGTCGGCGCCGAGCGCGAGTTCGTCCTCGGGAAACACACCGGCACTCACAGCGTGCGCAAGCACCTCGTCGAGGCCGGGTTCGACCCGACGGACAGCGAGGTCCGGCGTATCACCAAACGCGTCAAGGAGTACGGCTCCGGCAAGCGGCAGGTGACCGCCGGCGACGTCGAGCGGTTCGCCGAGGAGGCGAGCATCGACCGCGATGAGGAGGAGGTCCGGATCTGA
- the ilvB gene encoding biosynthetic-type acetolactate synthase large subunit, with amino-acid sequence MSDTAAQPREDDAEDTDDPTEGGTGDPSDDHGSGPVSTGAESVVAALETAGAETAFGVQGGAIMPVYDALYSSSIRHVTMAHEQGAAHAADAYGVVAGEPGLCLATSGPGATNLVTGIADADMDSDAMLALTGQVPTEFVGNDAFQETDTVGVTRPITKHNYFAHGADSVGDTVGEAFELARAGRPGPTLVDLPKDVTQDETNETPGPATAPPGTDPDPNADADAVEEAARAIEAAERPLCLFGGGVIKAEASDAARSFARTYGIPVTTTMPGIGSFPEDDDLCLSWAGMHGTGYANMAITHTDCLIAVGTRFDDRLTGGIDTFAPEAEVVHVDIDPAEISKNVHADYPLIGDADRVLDQLTAAVREAPDAEAWRDRCAEWKETYPLTYATPDDEPLKPQFVVEAFDEATDDDTIVTTGVGQHQMWASQFWTYTEPRTWVSSHGLGTMGYGVPAAVGARVAADTMGEEDRDVVCFDGDGSFLMTMQELSVAVREDLNITIAVLNNEYIGMVRQWQDAFYEGRHMASDYTWMPEFDKLAEAFGALGLRVDDYDEVAPAVEEALDYDGPVVIDFHVDPEENVLPMVPSGGANGQFAAVEDQL; translated from the coding sequence ATGAGCGACACAGCAGCACAGCCACGAGAGGACGACGCGGAGGACACGGACGACCCCACCGAGGGCGGAACGGGCGACCCATCGGACGACCACGGCTCGGGGCCGGTGTCGACGGGCGCCGAGTCGGTCGTCGCCGCGCTGGAAACGGCCGGCGCCGAGACCGCCTTCGGCGTGCAGGGCGGCGCGATCATGCCCGTCTACGACGCCCTGTACAGCTCGTCGATCCGGCACGTGACGATGGCCCACGAGCAGGGCGCGGCCCACGCCGCCGACGCGTACGGCGTCGTCGCCGGCGAACCGGGCCTCTGTCTCGCGACGTCGGGCCCCGGCGCGACCAACCTCGTCACCGGCATCGCCGACGCCGACATGGACTCCGACGCCATGCTCGCGTTGACCGGGCAGGTGCCGACCGAGTTCGTCGGCAACGACGCGTTCCAGGAGACCGACACGGTCGGCGTCACGCGCCCGATCACGAAACACAACTACTTCGCTCACGGCGCGGACAGCGTCGGCGACACCGTCGGCGAGGCGTTCGAACTGGCGCGCGCGGGGCGCCCCGGTCCGACGCTCGTCGACCTCCCGAAGGACGTGACCCAAGACGAGACGAACGAGACGCCCGGCCCGGCGACGGCGCCGCCCGGAACCGATCCCGACCCGAACGCCGACGCCGACGCCGTCGAGGAGGCCGCCCGCGCCATCGAGGCGGCCGAACGGCCCCTGTGCCTGTTCGGCGGCGGCGTGATCAAAGCCGAGGCGAGCGACGCCGCGCGAAGCTTCGCTCGCACGTACGGGATTCCCGTGACGACGACGATGCCGGGAATCGGCTCGTTCCCCGAAGACGACGACCTCTGCCTCTCGTGGGCGGGGATGCACGGGACCGGCTACGCGAACATGGCGATCACCCACACCGACTGCCTTATCGCGGTCGGCACTCGCTTCGACGACCGGCTGACCGGCGGCATCGACACGTTCGCCCCGGAGGCGGAAGTCGTCCACGTCGACATCGACCCGGCCGAAATCTCGAAGAACGTCCACGCCGACTACCCGCTCATCGGCGACGCCGACCGCGTCCTCGACCAGTTGACCGCGGCGGTCCGCGAGGCGCCGGACGCCGAGGCGTGGCGTGACCGGTGTGCGGAGTGGAAAGAGACGTATCCGCTCACGTACGCGACCCCGGACGACGAGCCGCTGAAGCCGCAGTTCGTCGTCGAGGCGTTCGACGAGGCGACCGACGACGACACCATCGTGACGACCGGCGTCGGCCAACACCAGATGTGGGCCTCCCAGTTCTGGACGTACACGGAGCCCCGGACGTGGGTCTCCTCGCACGGGCTGGGCACGATGGGATACGGCGTGCCCGCCGCGGTCGGCGCGCGCGTCGCGGCCGACACGATGGGCGAGGAGGACCGCGACGTGGTGTGTTTCGACGGCGACGGCTCCTTCCTGATGACGATGCAGGAGCTCTCGGTGGCCGTCCGCGAGGACCTGAACATCACCATCGCCGTGCTCAACAACGAGTACATCGGCATGGTGCGTCAGTGGCAGGACGCCTTCTACGAGGGCCGTCACATGGCCTCGGATTACACGTGGATGCCCGAGTTCGACAAGCTCGCCGAGGCGTTCGGCGCGCTCGGCCTCCGCGTCGACGACTACGACGAGGTCGCGCCCGCAGTCGAGGAGGCCCTCGACTACGACGGGCCCGTCGTGATCGACTTCCACGTCGACCCCGAGGAGAACGTTCTCCCGATGGTGCCGAGCGGCGGTGCAAACGGCCAGTTCGCGGCCGTGGAGGACCAGCTATGA
- the ilvN gene encoding acetolactate synthase small subunit: MSDDAPDARPATDGGSASDAGSGAEARPAAADQPAPEEREQPEGRRNLEGIRIDPVVEAEHDSRRAVISALVEDEPGVLARVSGLVSRRQFNIESLTVGPTTVEGHSRITMVVEETDPGIDQIEKQMAKLKPVISVGEVSGDAVTAELVLLKVEADDPAAVHAVTEMYDGRTLDAGPRTITVQLTGDEDRIDDALDAFRQFGILEIARTGQTALARGDTPTAPGEKPGTAGEPTTHGD; this comes from the coding sequence ATGAGCGACGACGCCCCCGACGCCCGACCCGCGACCGACGGCGGCTCCGCGTCCGACGCCGGGAGCGGCGCCGAGGCCCGGCCGGCCGCGGCCGACCAGCCCGCGCCGGAAGAGCGCGAGCAGCCGGAGGGCCGTCGCAACCTCGAAGGGATCCGCATCGACCCCGTCGTCGAGGCGGAACACGACTCCCGTCGCGCCGTCATCTCGGCGCTCGTGGAAGACGAGCCGGGCGTGCTCGCGCGCGTCTCCGGGCTCGTCTCCCGCCGGCAGTTCAACATCGAGAGCCTCACCGTCGGCCCCACGACCGTCGAGGGCCACTCGCGGATCACGATGGTCGTCGAGGAGACGGACCCCGGCATCGACCAGATTGAAAAGCAGATGGCGAAGCTGAAGCCGGTCATCTCGGTCGGCGAGGTGTCCGGCGACGCGGTCACGGCCGAACTCGTCCTGTTAAAGGTCGAGGCCGACGACCCCGCGGCGGTCCACGCTGTCACCGAGATGTACGACGGTCGGACGCTCGACGCCGGGCCGCGAACGATCACCGTGCAACTCACCGGCGACGAAGACCGGATCGACGACGCGCTCGACGCGTTCCGCCAGTTCGGCATCCTCGAAATCGCCCGGACGGGCCAGACGGCGCTCGCGCGCGGCGACACCCCCACCGCACCTGGAGAGAAACCCGGAACGGCCGGCGAACCGACAACCCACGGCGATTAA